The Pseudomonadota bacterium genome includes a window with the following:
- a CDS encoding long-chain fatty acid--CoA ligase, with product MNSLLRPLNRGGTEISTAITAPGLLFAHAARRGAATALRYKHLGLWRDVSFSAYADAVRAAGRGLLALGVKAGERVSVIGENRCEWLYTDLAVQAIGGASVGIYTTNAAAECAYILAHSESVVFIVENEEQLDKALQARNELSALKWIVVMDMEGLKDFSDPMVISWAEMLERGRVSETAATEFDARLAALDPDAMATLIYTSGTTGQPKGAMLSHRNIVWTSRCLADLFDVDDDEDVVSFLPLSHIAERMLSTYIALAAGYRVNFVENVDAVTKNIVEVSPTFFFSVPRIWEKYQSLILIRMKDAQWFKRRALGAALAIGRAYAIAKLDGERRVPLGLQLGYGLANLMVLAKLRERLGFERVRIAVSGAAAISPDVLRFFHAVGVPLRQIYGQTEGSGPTTCHQGELIDPDSAGPPIPGVEIRIAEDGEILLRGPNVFLGYFRNPEATAETVQDGWLHSGDVGEIDVRGFLRITDRKKDLIITSGGKNIAPQLIENQLKTSPYINDAILIGDGRKFVTALIVIDEEYVIKFAQDNKVQYTTYASLSEAPAVRELILEEVRGVNRNLARVEQIKRFYILPKKLLEEDGEVTPTLKVKRRSINQQFANTIQAMYRGEAGVAV from the coding sequence ATGAATTCGCTCCTACGGCCTCTCAACCGCGGCGGCACCGAAATTTCCACGGCGATTACGGCGCCGGGACTGTTGTTTGCGCATGCGGCTCGCCGCGGTGCGGCAACGGCGTTGCGATACAAGCATCTTGGCTTGTGGCGCGACGTCAGTTTCAGCGCGTATGCCGATGCGGTGCGCGCCGCCGGTCGGGGGCTGCTGGCCTTGGGTGTGAAAGCCGGCGAGCGGGTGTCGGTGATTGGCGAGAATCGCTGCGAGTGGTTGTACACCGATCTTGCGGTACAGGCGATAGGCGGCGCTTCGGTCGGCATCTACACCACCAATGCGGCCGCCGAATGCGCCTATATCCTCGCGCACTCGGAGAGCGTCGTCTTTATCGTCGAGAACGAAGAGCAGCTCGACAAAGCGTTGCAGGCCCGCAATGAACTGAGCGCGCTGAAATGGATTGTGGTGATGGACATGGAGGGGTTGAAGGATTTCTCCGATCCCATGGTGATCTCGTGGGCTGAGATGCTGGAGCGCGGTCGTGTCAGCGAAACCGCGGCGACGGAGTTCGATGCCCGGTTGGCCGCGCTCGATCCCGATGCGATGGCGACTCTGATCTACACCTCGGGCACCACCGGGCAACCCAAGGGCGCGATGCTCAGTCATCGCAATATTGTCTGGACCAGCCGCTGTCTGGCCGATCTGTTCGATGTCGATGACGACGAAGACGTCGTCTCGTTTCTGCCGTTGAGCCATATCGCCGAGCGCATGCTATCGACCTACATCGCGCTGGCGGCCGGCTATCGGGTCAATTTTGTCGAGAATGTCGATGCGGTGACGAAGAACATCGTCGAAGTCTCGCCCACCTTTTTCTTCTCGGTGCCGCGCATCTGGGAGAAGTACCAATCGCTGATCCTGATCAGGATGAAGGATGCGCAGTGGTTCAAGCGCCGCGCCTTGGGTGCTGCGCTGGCTATCGGTCGTGCCTACGCAATCGCGAAACTCGACGGTGAACGCCGTGTGCCGCTGGGATTGCAGCTCGGCTATGGACTGGCCAACCTGATGGTGCTGGCAAAACTGCGCGAACGTCTCGGCTTCGAACGGGTGCGGATCGCGGTGAGCGGTGCGGCAGCGATCTCGCCCGACGTGTTGCGTTTCTTTCACGCGGTGGGCGTGCCGCTGCGCCAGATCTACGGGCAGACGGAAGGGAGTGGCCCGACCACCTGCCATCAGGGTGAACTCATCGATCCCGACAGCGCCGGACCGCCGATTCCGGGCGTCGAGATCCGCATTGCCGAGGATGGCGAGATACTGCTGCGCGGTCCCAACGTCTTTCTCGGTTACTTCCGAAATCCCGAAGCGACCGCGGAGACGGTTCAGGATGGGTGGCTGCATTCCGGGGATGTCGGCGAGATCGATGTACGCGGATTTTTGCGCATCACCGATCGCAAGAAGGACCTGATCATCACCTCGGGCGGCAAGAACATCGCGCCGCAGTTGATCGAGAACCAGCTCAAAACCAGCCCCTACATCAACGATGCGATTCTGATCGGCGACGGGCGCAAATTCGTCACGGCGCTGATCGTTATCGACGAGGAGTACGTGATCAAGTTTGCGCAGGATAACAAGGTCCAGTACACGACCTACGCATCGCTCTCCGAGGCGCCGGCGGTGCGCGAGCTGATCCTGGAGGAGGTGCGCGGTGTCAATCGCAATCTGGCGCGCGTCGAGCAGATCAAGCGCTTCTATATACTGCCCAAGAAACTGCTGGAAGAAGACGGCGAGGTCACTCCGACATTGAAGGTCAAGCGTCGTTCCATCAATCAGCAGTTTGCGAATACCATTCAGGCGATGTATCGCGGCGAGGCGGGTGTCGCGGTCTGA
- a CDS encoding (2Fe-2S) ferredoxin domain-containing protein, with the protein MPKPERHIFVCTQNKPPHVPQPSCGAGGGGELAQQFFAELDERGLLGRFALTTTGCMGACSVGPVVVVYPDGIMYGGVAAKDVPEIVQEHLIGGKPVERLQVPAEVW; encoded by the coding sequence ATGCCGAAACCTGAACGTCACATCTTTGTCTGCACGCAGAATAAACCACCGCACGTGCCACAACCCTCCTGCGGGGCCGGCGGCGGCGGTGAACTGGCTCAGCAGTTCTTCGCCGAACTCGACGAGCGTGGATTGCTTGGGCGTTTCGCTCTCACCACGACCGGATGCATGGGAGCGTGCAGCGTTGGCCCGGTGGTCGTGGTCTACCCCGACGGCATCATGTACGGCGGCGTGGCGGCAAAGGATGTGCCGGAGATCGTTCAGGAACACCTCATCGGCGGCAAACCCGTGGAGCGTTTGCAGGTTCCTGCAGAGGTATGGTGA
- a CDS encoding branched-chain amino acid ABC transporter permease produces MDMKRSYYEDLRLFDTLPKGLWIGTVALALVIAPFFLDNYQLYVMGYVAINVIVALGLNVLVGYTGQISLGHAGFFAIGAYATVLLTNAGLPILVAIPCAGLIGAAFGFLLGLPALRLEGPYLAVVTLGFGLTVETVFAKASVFGGATGPAVPPFTVRFLPDFSSEQNLYVLIMLTTGLSLLAVRNLIRTRVGRAFIAIRDSDVAASCAGVDLTYYKTLAFAVSAFFTGIGGGLFAFHLGQVDPTTFNLMLSILFLAMVVIGGVGSILGAILGAVTISLLNLKLKGLKMADFEQIPLAGQEIAEFLGRHFMETGMANIQFIVYGVILVMIMLFEPLGLYGLWIRVKRYWRTWPL; encoded by the coding sequence ATGGACATGAAGCGCTCCTACTACGAAGACCTGCGGCTCTTCGACACGCTGCCGAAAGGCCTGTGGATCGGTACCGTGGCCCTCGCCCTGGTCATCGCCCCCTTCTTTCTCGACAACTATCAGCTCTACGTGATGGGCTACGTCGCCATCAATGTCATCGTGGCGTTGGGGCTCAACGTGCTGGTTGGCTACACGGGGCAGATCTCGCTCGGCCATGCCGGGTTCTTCGCCATCGGCGCCTACGCCACGGTTCTTCTGACCAACGCCGGCCTGCCGATACTCGTGGCAATACCGTGCGCCGGATTAATCGGCGCCGCCTTCGGCTTTCTGCTTGGGCTTCCAGCCCTGCGGCTCGAGGGCCCCTATTTGGCCGTGGTCACGCTCGGATTCGGGCTCACGGTGGAAACCGTATTTGCCAAGGCGAGCGTGTTTGGCGGCGCCACCGGGCCCGCGGTGCCGCCCTTCACCGTTCGCTTCCTGCCCGACTTCAGCAGCGAGCAGAATCTCTACGTTCTGATCATGCTGACCACGGGACTGTCGCTGCTGGCGGTGCGCAATCTGATCCGCACCCGCGTCGGACGCGCCTTTATCGCCATCCGCGACTCGGACGTTGCAGCGTCCTGCGCCGGCGTCGATCTGACCTACTACAAGACCCTGGCCTTTGCGGTCAGCGCCTTCTTCACCGGCATCGGTGGCGGGCTGTTTGCGTTCCACCTGGGGCAGGTCGATCCCACCACCTTCAACCTGATGCTCTCGATCCTGTTCCTTGCCATGGTGGTGATCGGCGGGGTCGGCTCGATCCTCGGCGCCATTCTCGGCGCCGTCACCATCAGCCTGCTGAACCTGAAGCTGAAGGGGCTGAAGATGGCCGATTTCGAACAGATCCCCCTCGCCGGACAGGAGATCGCCGAGTTCCTGGGCCGCCACTTCATGGAAACCGGCATGGCCAACATCCAGTTCATCGTCTACGGCGTCATTCTGGTCATGATCATGTTGTTCGAGCCGCTCGGCCTCTACGGCCTGTGGATACGCGTCAAGCGCTACTGGCGCACCTGGCCGCTGTGA
- a CDS encoding branched-chain amino acid ABC transporter permease, translating to MDAFGSLPQVLFSGISAGAVYALIALAMVTIYRTTEVLNFAQGDMAMMTTFVALSLLVSSGLPFLAAILLALAFAAGLGAFAEFAFLRRAKEPSVLGLIIITLGIEMIVFGFASWKWGGEPRNMPIPLSPYDGIVAGNVIMSYLELLTIAIATVTIATLFLFLNRSKAGLAMRATQQNRAVARLMGIRVRRVEMFAWALAAVVGGIAGLLVGPATTVEPYMMWDPMMKGFAAAVLGGMTSLPGAALGGAIIGIVENLFGFYVSTAFKSIVPFAAILLMLAIKPSGLLARHYVKKV from the coding sequence ATGGACGCCTTCGGCTCGCTCCCCCAGGTCCTGTTCAGCGGCATCTCCGCGGGCGCGGTCTACGCGTTGATAGCGCTGGCGATGGTGACCATCTACCGCACCACCGAGGTGCTGAATTTCGCCCAGGGCGACATGGCGATGATGACCACCTTCGTCGCCCTGAGCCTGCTGGTCAGCAGCGGGCTGCCGTTCCTCGCTGCCATACTCCTGGCGCTGGCCTTCGCCGCCGGGCTCGGCGCCTTTGCCGAGTTCGCGTTTCTGCGCCGCGCCAAGGAACCCAGCGTGCTCGGCCTGATCATCATCACCCTCGGCATCGAGATGATCGTGTTCGGTTTCGCCTCCTGGAAATGGGGCGGGGAGCCGCGCAACATGCCGATCCCCTTGAGCCCCTACGACGGCATCGTCGCCGGCAACGTCATCATGAGTTACCTGGAACTGCTCACCATTGCCATCGCCACCGTGACCATCGCCACGCTGTTTCTGTTTCTCAACCGTTCCAAGGCCGGGCTGGCGATGCGCGCCACGCAGCAGAACCGGGCGGTGGCGCGACTGATGGGTATCCGTGTGCGCCGTGTGGAGATGTTTGCCTGGGCGCTGGCGGCGGTGGTGGGCGGCATCGCCGGGCTGCTGGTCGGTCCGGCGACGACCGTCGAACCCTACATGATGTGGGATCCGATGATGAAGGGTTTTGCCGCCGCGGTGCTCGGCGGTATGACCTCGCTGCCCGGCGCCGCGCTCGGCGGGGCGATTATCGGCATCGTCGAGAACCTGTTCGGTTTCTACGTCTCGACGGCTTTCAAGTCCATCGTCCCATTCGCGGCTATTCTTTTGATGCTGGCCATCAAACCCTCGGGCCTGCTGGCCCGCCACTATGTCAAAAAGGTGTGA
- a CDS encoding ABC transporter ATP-binding protein, producing the protein MSTLLQIDGLGISFGGVKALHNVGLGLDAGEILALIGPNGAGKTTVFNCISGLYQPNRGRIVLDGREIQGLRPHKVAGLGIARTFQNIELFKHMTTVDNLLLGRHLHMRTGVLSGMALLGAATPAAREERRHRQRVEEIIDFLDLQAVRGERVGNLPYGVQKVVELGRALAMEPRVLLLDEPAAGMNLEEKQDLRIWIEDISQLFGIAVLLIEHDMQFVGDLADRVIALNYGERIAEGTPPEVRAHPEVLKAYLGETTA; encoded by the coding sequence GTGTCCACCCTGTTGCAGATCGATGGGTTGGGGATTTCGTTCGGTGGCGTCAAGGCCCTGCACAACGTCGGTCTGGGCCTTGACGCCGGCGAGATACTCGCATTGATCGGCCCCAACGGCGCGGGCAAAACCACGGTCTTCAACTGCATCTCCGGGCTTTATCAGCCAAACCGGGGCCGCATCGTTCTCGACGGACGCGAGATCCAGGGACTACGCCCCCACAAGGTGGCAGGGCTCGGCATCGCTCGCACCTTCCAGAACATCGAACTGTTCAAGCACATGACCACGGTCGACAACCTGTTGCTGGGTCGTCATCTGCATATGCGTACCGGGGTGTTGTCGGGGATGGCGCTGCTCGGTGCAGCGACGCCTGCCGCCCGGGAAGAGCGGCGGCATCGTCAGCGTGTCGAGGAGATCATCGATTTTCTCGACCTGCAGGCGGTGCGCGGCGAACGCGTTGGCAACCTGCCCTACGGCGTGCAGAAGGTGGTGGAACTCGGCCGCGCGCTGGCGATGGAGCCGCGCGTGCTGCTGCTCGACGAACCGGCGGCGGGCATGAATCTGGAAGAGAAACAGGATCTGCGCATCTGGATCGAGGATATCAGCCAGCTGTTCGGCATTGCGGTGCTGCTGATCGAGCACGACATGCAGTTCGTCGGCGACCTGGCGGACCGGGTGATCGCTCTCAACTACGGCGAGCGCATCGCCGAAGGCACACCCCCCGAGGTGCGTGCACATCCCGAAGTACTCAAGGCCTACCTCGGCGAAACAACGGCATGA
- a CDS encoding ABC transporter substrate-binding protein, which translates to MLKKLGQITAFAAGIFAVAQGPATAAELTGVTDTEIHIGQWGPQTGPAAPWGSVARGTGMLFQMINEEGGIHGRKIVYHMFDDQYNPAKTVAGVKELVEKEPGIFGFASGVGTSPGLAVKDYLMERGIPWVGPAAGSLHWITPPQKYLFSLYPLYADEAKLLVRHLVQKEGKKNIAILYASDEYGENGHRGAVEEMTRLGIKPAIEVPLNQADRDLKSHVLKLKQSGADAVVMWVNPTHAVITLKTAAALQFAPQWATSSTLSDAPLMHTITGGLWKNIIFASFSELPDADTPAMKKYRDAFAKYAQQGERWGVFFMAGIGFVEPMVEGLRRAGRDLTREKFVSAMESIKDFKGILGNISFGPGERQGQRAVFLAKTDDTGVGVVQLTPWTEPK; encoded by the coding sequence ATGTTGAAAAAATTAGGGCAAATTACGGCGTTTGCGGCGGGTATTTTCGCCGTGGCCCAAGGACCGGCAACCGCTGCGGAGCTGACCGGTGTCACCGACACCGAGATCCACATCGGTCAGTGGGGGCCGCAGACCGGTCCCGCCGCGCCCTGGGGCTCGGTGGCCCGCGGTACCGGTATGCTGTTTCAGATGATCAACGAAGAAGGCGGCATCCATGGCCGCAAGATCGTCTATCACATGTTCGACGACCAATATAATCCGGCCAAAACCGTGGCGGGCGTGAAGGAGCTGGTCGAGAAGGAGCCGGGCATCTTCGGCTTCGCCTCGGGCGTCGGTACCTCACCCGGCCTGGCGGTCAAGGATTACCTGATGGAGCGCGGCATTCCGTGGGTGGGCCCGGCCGCCGGCTCGCTGCACTGGATCACCCCACCGCAAAAGTATCTCTTCTCGCTCTACCCGCTGTATGCAGACGAGGCCAAACTGCTGGTGCGCCATCTGGTGCAAAAGGAAGGCAAGAAGAACATCGCCATCCTCTACGCCAGCGATGAGTATGGCGAGAACGGCCATCGCGGCGCCGTTGAGGAGATGACCAGACTGGGCATCAAACCGGCCATCGAAGTGCCGCTCAACCAGGCCGACCGTGATCTCAAGTCGCATGTACTGAAGCTGAAGCAGAGCGGCGCCGACGCGGTGGTGATGTGGGTCAACCCGACGCACGCGGTGATCACCCTGAAGACCGCGGCTGCACTGCAGTTCGCACCGCAATGGGCAACCAGTTCGACGCTCTCCGATGCTCCGCTGATGCACACCATCACCGGCGGGTTGTGGAAAAACATCATCTTCGCCAGCTTCAGTGAACTGCCGGATGCCGATACTCCCGCGATGAAGAAATACCGCGATGCGTTTGCCAAGTATGCCCAGCAGGGCGAGCGCTGGGGCGTGTTCTTCATGGCCGGAATCGGCTTTGTCGAGCCGATGGTCGAGGGCTTGCGCCGCGCCGGTCGCGACCTGACGCGCGAGAAGTTCGTCAGCGCGATGGAGTCGATCAAGGACTTCAAAGGTATACTTGGCAACATCTCCTTCGGCCCCGGCGAGCGCCAGGGACAGCGGGCGGTATTTTTGGCCAAGACCGATGATACCGGCGTCGGGGTGGTCCAGCTGACCCCCTGGACCGAACCGAAGTAA
- a CDS encoding ABC transporter ATP-binding protein, which produces MSAFLTLANVDTYYGLIQALRGASLELDEGGIVAVLGANGAGKTTLLKTIMGLLDDQPDKGTILFDGEPIHRAQTEEIARRGIAYVPEGREVFHELTVLENLQAGAFTRRDEITTDLDRMFGYFPRLLERRDQWAGTLSGGEQQMLAIARALMGKPRLLMLDEPSLGLSPLLVQEIFAILRTINQAGVTLFLVEQNARMALSVADRALVMEHGRFVLDGSADEIANDPDVQEFYLGIAAEESVKGYQRYRRKKRWR; this is translated from the coding sequence ATGAGCGCATTCCTCACTCTCGCCAACGTCGACACCTATTACGGATTGATTCAGGCTCTGCGCGGGGCATCGCTGGAACTCGACGAAGGCGGCATCGTCGCGGTACTCGGCGCCAACGGAGCCGGGAAAACCACACTGTTGAAAACCATCATGGGGCTGCTCGACGATCAGCCGGACAAGGGCACCATCCTGTTCGACGGCGAGCCGATCCACCGCGCCCAGACCGAAGAGATCGCCCGGCGCGGCATCGCCTATGTCCCCGAGGGACGCGAGGTGTTTCACGAACTGACGGTGCTGGAGAATCTGCAGGCCGGCGCCTTCACCCGCCGCGATGAGATCACCACGGACCTCGACCGCATGTTCGGCTACTTTCCGCGTCTACTGGAACGGCGCGATCAGTGGGCCGGGACGCTGTCCGGGGGTGAGCAGCAGATGCTGGCCATCGCCCGCGCCCTGATGGGCAAACCCAGGCTGTTGATGCTCGACGAACCCTCGCTCGGTCTTTCGCCGCTGTTGGTCCAGGAGATCTTCGCCATTCTGCGCACCATCAACCAAGCCGGGGTAACCCTTTTTCTGGTGGAGCAGAACGCGCGCATGGCGTTATCGGTGGCCGACCGCGCCCTGGTGATGGAGCACGGGCGTTTCGTGCTCGACGGCAGCGCCGATGAGATCGCCAACGATCCCGACGTGCAGGAGTTCTACCTCGGTATTGCTGCGGAAGAATCCGTGAAAGGGTATCAGCGCTATCGGCGCAAAAAGCGCTGGCGTTAG